The Monomorium pharaonis isolate MP-MQ-018 chromosome 5, ASM1337386v2, whole genome shotgun sequence genome segment gaataaattttattaaaaattttagtaaaaataattcttgaatGTGTTTATGTTCTATAATTATCATGACTATGAtggtaaattctaagaaaaaaattctctgtatatataggattaaaaatttttatattcttacgtcctcttttcattaaatttttagaatttctgGTAAGAATCTctaatttctttagtttttttttgtgtgtgtgtttctctcaatgatatttattaataaagttttattgaaaatctatgACTatctatgaaaaattttgattaaccAAATCATTACATCTTTGTACTATTTCCAAGCATTTCCGATACTTATCTTACACCTCATCAAGCTGGCGCTGTAATGAATTAATTCTTATGTAACAGATAGaagatttaattttcctttttcttcgtCTTCGGGGATGCTTCAGTAATCAAAATCGCACTTGAGAGACAAACGCGATTGTTCGCTTTCATGAATAACCGATGTTCAATTGGCGCAAAACAAAAGCTGTCACCTACTTTGTGTCGCAGTTTATGCGCGTTTAtttaaagatagaaaaaaatcggCGTGTGAAATCGTGCCGACCTAATAACAGTTGATACAGTTTGATACAGTTACCTGTCTTTAACATTCGTTTAAGCAGAAAAAATTCAAACTGTATCGAATACTTTCGATccacaatgaaaaaaaaacgatcaaTATCTGCTCGCTTTCCAGTCGCTCCGACACTCGCGCGccaaaattatagtaattttcaCTGTAGTGATACAACgttgtaaataacaataaatgatGATGGTGTGGCCATGGGTATGTATAACAATGTTCTCCTTTCTTAACAATGGATTTGTCTatctgtgtttttttttatgtgccgCTTGCTCGCATGCCTttgcattcattttttttctgttaattaagttaattaaattcaatgttaattatattggaTCGTTAAAGACACCTTGTTGGATTTTGTTTtaggaattattaatttttaaatataaaatacaagatTTGTATTGacgaaatgtattatttaaacacagttgtaatataacaaattcaaattttttgtgtaaaccattttttatttttttaaaatgcaaaatttgagtaaaaataaataaatagtaaacttaaaaatttttaagtgatcaagatttataatatatacaaaccaaaaaatgtttacttttccaattttttaatattaatgttttaatgatATAGCTTAGAAATGTATTGATTAATAtgcaaagaaatgaaaaaaaattttaagtttggAAAAAACAAGAACCAACGAAATTCTTTAACAATCTAACAGCTTGTTCCAtgctttacttaaaaataaattgttccctatttttctttttttcgcaTCGGACGATGCGAATAGTGCGAATGATTGTGTTAATCTTGTCGACTTCTGATCGATTAGGAAAAgacagtaaattaaataagtctGCTAGTAACACCAATTCTAATATGATTCTGTCTTTTCGAGAAAATCCTTGCAACTAAATTAAGGATCGCTGAATTAAGATTGCTAAATAATCATGgcttataaatttctttcagATTATTCGGTAAATAGGAATTGCCGtgttttttagtatttattgaataattttattcttatttaaagtCCTTATTCATCTTTGTTTAAAATCGGTGGACACGATCAATTTATTaagatcattaaaatttaagagacatttttgtatcattttcatgatatttttatcatttttcaatttatatatgaataaaattttatatttttatgtttttatatacgtacaagtttttatttaaatttatttcagagatatttaattattattattttttatttatttactatttatttaagcatatatttatttaagcatatctatatttttatttaatattacatgttatatataatatattatatataatataatatatataatatttataaaatattaatgaaaagaaagtggtataaagataatatacgCTTTCTTTTCTATTACTTGCCATAaacagattaataattttatataattgcacatataattaattatatctggaaatatataaaagttatatacatttgtcttctttcattattatattaaacgaTATATTCGGTTATGGTTTGATTTGTTACTTACTCagagtatttaatttttattattaattttattattattacttgcaTTTTGGCAATTCCCATTTAACTTAACAATTTGACGAACTTGAGATATTTCTGCGCACAAATTATCTTCGATTTTGCACTGCTTTTTCAACTACATTTTGCGATTTCATCTTTAAATACAATGTTAAAAGAGGAaatacaatgtttaaaaaaagaattttgcagttaaagattaaaaaagtcGAAAAAAGAGATgagaaagatattaataaaatctacatattaaaaatattacaaattaattatatattttttttgtactataCATCgtaaaaaagatgtaaaattatataaaaaatgtgtgtatataaaaataacaaaacatattgtagaaatatataaaatttttataaaattactactttttatagtaattttgtCATTCTAattgttgtaaatttttatactataaaattataacaatattttgtaattttttttactgtaaatGGGTATAAGCTGTAATATTATATGACGTAATgataatattacacattatatttatgtttttatgttcgtatatcttaagataatcttaacatatattttaagataaattatatactatttgttttttagcgaattattattacatacatatttctataaaaactttaattgtaaatttgctCCAAGGAGAGGTAACTTATTGTTgccagtaattaaattaaataaatgaacaaCTATACAGTCGACTAACTGACATAATccttattaaagttttaatcacAATGTTTCGACCATCGGATTTGGTCCTTTTCAAGTGAATTATAGTCatgaattacaaaataatttgtttgatATTTGTCAGAAAATCAGAAATTTGAGTATGGCAATCATTTCATCGTCATATTCCGTTAATTTCTCTTCTCACATCACGACATTACATTATCTACGTGAGAGATATTGAGGTGTCGCGTTGTATTCAGCGTGATCTCCGCTTTGTAAATGTCACACGTTTAAGGGATATCTCAAGTTTGTCTGAGACGAAACGAAGGTAACGGAAAAAAATACCAGAGGGAAAGCCCGCACATATAAGAGACAGAGTGGCGAGCTGGAGCATTGTGGTCGTGTCTAGTGTGGCTAATGTGGTTGTGTCTTGTCTGTTGTGTCGTCAGCAAGAGCACGCGGGCTTGAACCCCACCGAGTCCATGACACGCGCGTTGATTAGCGATGATAATATCGCCCGCCAGTCCGCCCTTGGCCCTGTCCAGCTGGGGTACGTACTCCCATTACACTAGTTATTCCTTCCGTCCTTTGTCGTGCTAGATCCCAGGAATCCAAAGTTGAATGAGTATAGAAATCACAGGATGACTAAGATATCAAttctttgaatataaaaattacacgcAATAATGACGCAGGAATTCGAAGGCGCAGAAATTCGAGCTCCTCCCCATACACCACCGAGTATTgcaaaaactttttagaaagGTTTTAaccttttacattttatgtataatctACTTGGCGCGAGTCACTACCGTCTCTCTTGATATTCTGGAAGAATTCTGCAACATGTGAAATGCAAcagaaatgtttctaaaatctGTCATACactaaatttcaaaaaatatccggaagcaaaaaaataattaaaatattaagataatttcagaatgatttaaaagttacttttcgattttcacgatttttatgttattttaacttgtaataatattaaaacaaattaatataattatacatatgttttgTATGATGGGATTATGGGacgacaataattattttatatatacagtgtatagaaaaatttgagtTCTCAAAGTTGATGAATATTATCCAAATATAgactacaaatttttattttagtaagcatataaatattacacaaatacaatattatcttatacatatatacacacatacatatatatgaattttttaattaaatatattttagatattatatttaaacttattatacatattaatccGACTGCAAATactagataaaaatttaataaaaacaataatttgacaaaataatacaatagaaACACAATAATTTGACagatataatttctattgtaacttaatttttgcaattcttaaatataataaatttaaatagtacttttttattaagaaatgaaGTTAAAATACTGaagaaatgatatttaaacttattatttttaaaagataatgatctgcaatatttctaaaaggtaattattttagtaactttttagtaatattttagaaagattatagatttttttaataatttagtaagCTTTCAGGAATTTTTCCATAAGGTTTTTAGTGCAAGAGTCATGGAGATTTTACTATTTCCTAGCTGTCTGATAAATGTTGCAAATACATGTCTTTTATGAAACATGAAACATGAAATGTTTCACTTTTCAGTTAAAATCGTTTCGAAACATCTTTGAAAAAAGTGTTATATGGATCTGAATCATAAGGAAAAGGGTGCAGAATTAGAAGAAAAAgtcatttgttttaaaatttttttttttattattagatcaatatatttgaatctttttttttcaattcctCTTATATGattgattacattttaatcgatgtatttttgttaaataaactcttctttttaattatagctTAATTGTTTTagttatgttaattataatttgaaatataaaatttttatatttttttaaataaatgattaatccatttatttatgaagggattcaagaaaaaattattctgccttcccctcccctctaaaaaaacacaaaagataaaaaaaggctTTACAAGAAAGTGTCGCGATATATATCttgatataatcttttttttctatgttttgTGACTTTACATTAGCTACAAGTTGAAGccaaatcaaataaaaattaaacacaattcaaaaattttatttcttctgcTTGTCatttaaactgaaaaaaacTGTTTAGTTTTTTCTAGACacttaaacatataaaaaaattattttacacagcctaaaaatttttttttaattttttagtaagatgtttattattaattccatcctttttcttattgcagattaacaaaaattacatttgaggAACTTGGCGTTTTTATCTCCGAGAAACTTTGTAACTAtcggattttttaaattatttaattttcatgtgTAGGCAAAAAGGACAAGTTGGAATTTCTCcgaattcaattttttgcggCATCAATCCACGAAGAAGTTTGGATTCTTGGAATTTTTAACGCTTTGGATACTTGGTATCTTACTATCTCGATGTAGAAGTGTAGATCTTTGGAActgtattttcaatattttatcctTAGAGGTTTGAGATTTAAGAGAATTtgaaactataatattttcgattaaagtttatttcgcATTTAATGTTGcacatttaatgttataaatagtttatatattataagcattttattgtatgaaaatttatgtaatgttaTACGAAAAgcagataattataataaaaaatgaaaaaatgacAATATTTGAACCTGTAAGGATAGaaagatttagaaaaaatgtattaaactGTTTAATGGAATGTAAGGGCTTGACACAAATTCGACTCATATCCAGTAGTAAGAGATTTATTAGATCGTTGTATATGTAATCTTTATCTTTCCTTGATCTggaataactaaaaaatttatatagaatgattaatattatatttaacagttaaatcaatttgaaaatcatggaattaaaaaaaatttgttttggaCCAAAGTTGTAGGAGCTTaaagaggaaaaataattttaaaatggcaaaataaatttttgaaaaaattgattttctaaGTTACATAAAGATTATTGATATTTAGTTTTCTTTATGAAATactcacataaattttttatagaataatttgtAACATACAATTacatatcgtttttttttaataattatattcttaatattaattagtttagTTCGTATTCTATGCCTAAAAGCATTAACTTTTCCTCAAGTTCATTCGTCGTAAAAATTGTGATCTCTATTTGATGTACATTTATGCATACTCCATAGTGACTATGGTTGCGTTAGAAAACGTCACCTGAGTGCTCTCGGGtatcattttatctttattgttcGTTGAATGTGaaacaaggatagaatgatacccaATAGCACTCGGGTGACATTTTTGAACGCAGCTTATCTTGACAAAAACAATCTTAGTAGTTTGTTATTGCTGTCCAAGGCATAGAGtatggttaaaaaaaatataaaagaatagttcatgagatattttatttcacattaaaatatactagaataagataaaatatactagaaagtattttgtagattattttaatatttttatattaaatttacacagAATAATATAGGAAtcatgtataaaaaatcatacaattttattaacaaaatgtctTTATGTGACTTTCAAAAAgcaattatttcgaaaaattattttatttataagttccacaaaattctaatttttgtctaaaacatttttttctgaaatttaatgattttcaTTTGAAATAAAGCAATAATATCTTATGAcgattaaagtaataaaaaacgaCATTCAGAGTTCATTCAAGCACAAAATTGTTGTGCAAAATATAACTGAAACGAGAAAATTTtcattacataattacattacGTTTATAATGAATTTGTATGTAATGTACttttcttgtttaattaaatttttctttaatgtattaattttacacaacaATTTCCGTATCTGaatgaaactttatttaatttattgtttcaagATTATTTgattgtcaaaaataaaatgacatatatgtgtatgttttgcaataagatttttaatcgccctttttacagtaaaaataaaaattagatcgCGTAAAGGAattctctccttctttccatATACAATAAtctgataaaataaatgtattgacAACAAATCCCTATTTGACATAATTATGAACCGTATGAGCGTATTGTTTCCGTGATATACACTGTATGCTGTTTGTTGGAGTTTGTCGTTCAAAGAGGAATTTATCTCAAGGATCCCTATGCTAGTTAACAAGAAGGCCTCTGAGGTatgtagaaaaagaaaaaaaaatgagagagaAGGACCATGGCTACAGAAATCATCATTTCCCAAGTTTGGCTAGTAATATTACTGGGAAATCCGCATTGAGTCATTGATCGATACAGATTGAAGGCTTTGCTGTACCGGCTTCGTGACGAGAATCATCATGCTTCGTTTTTTCAACCACCGCCAAAAATATTGACCTTATGATAAATCTCATAATCGTGGCGAGTTTCACGcagttttttgcatttaatgcACATAGATCACCCTAAAGATCTAAAAATCTTTCGATCTcgttattactatttattaatatgattgTTTTCTGTCTCATCGCGTAAACAGCTTTGTCGCGGGAGTTATTCTGAGGGAACGCATCCCCGCGTTCGAGCGCATGCTGTGGCGCGCGTGCCGTGGAAATGTCTTTCTGCGCCAAGCTGAAATTGAGACCCCTTTGGAGGATCCTTCGACGGTGAGTACTCTTTTACTTTAAATCAGGATTTAGCGGTTAGAGGAAATCGGAAAAAGACAGGGAATCCAGGAATTTATTAACCTAACATAAGATTAAATTActtcaaacaattttaaagCTTTGGGCTTTActctttcaaaattatttaaaaaattttgtaattgtttgaCAGAATTCAAGAAATTGCCGTAatagataaaaagataaatgttttcttttcaaaaattacaaaactaaagtttatgtgttaaaaatgttgttaaaaatacaataaaagttaaattttgttttttattgtacttttaattttttttaattaatagagaattttactttttttttccccccttttattattcattgttCTTTTTAGGCTTTAATCAGGgaatttttccaaaaagtGGTCGgaaaaaatcaagaaatatttcttttctgtttCGCTAACAATTCTATAAATCAACGAATTTAAGATTGAGTCCAAATGGATTCTTACAtagattttaagaatattaataaaaggataaagcacttatttttataatagtaagTTCTTTGACACCGataagtattttaaacataaagataaagTTAAGATTGTCTATTTCGGTCTGCAGCGAATCTTGgtgttgaatataattttttcactaatttaatattcttatataaactgcgcgccgacagTTTTGTCAGTCTTGAAATACAGTTACTAGCTAGATATCGGTACTCaaaaacatctttaaaatCCCCTTTCCcgaaaaaactgtaaataattaattacaaaaaataatacctcagcTAGGATTCGAAGCCTGGATCTCCCATTATTTAATGAGGACGTCTTCCCAATTTGACTATCGAGACATTGGTTTTAATTCTTCGAAATAactagtatatttttaaaaaagttcttttttaagcgacatatatatataataatagcaaGTTAATCTCCgactaataaatgttttaaacataaagttaaaattgccTATTTTAATCTACAACcaagaatattaatagaaaaattgtattcagCACCAAGAGATCCGCTATACAAATAGACAATCTTAActttatctttatgtttaaaGCATTCATCGGACGAACAATTAACTTActaatattgtatacataGCGCCTGAAAAAGAACGTTCTTTAAGATATACTGATTATTGCGAAGAATATCATATGCCTTGATAGTCGAATTAGGAAGGAAAGATGCCCTCAGGGAATAATGGGAGATCTAGGTTCGAATTCTGActgaggtattattttttgcaataaattatttacaagttttttggggaaaaaGGGAATTTTAAAGATGCTTCTGACCATGACCATCGACATATCTAACTAGTAACTATATTTCAAGACTGACAAAATTGTCGGTACGTAGTTTATTATGAGCtaagaatattaaagtaataaaaaaattatgtccaGCGCCAAAATCCGCTGTAAACCGAAATAGGCTATCTtaactttgtttaaaacacttatttcaatttatgttttaatcaGAGACTTCCATACTGATTCGGAAATGATGGATTTATAGGGAGATCAGGTGTACAAGTCCGtcttcattattttcttccaaGGCGATCAGTTGAAGACTCGCGTAAAGAAGATCTGCGAAGGTTTCAGGGCGACATTGTATCCCTGTCCGGAGGCGCCAGCTGATCGTAGGGAAATGGCTATGGGCGTTATGACTCGCATTGAAGATTTGAACACTGTGAGAattcatattttcttatatgaACTTTAtccattaatttgttaattaattaaatggttTGTTGTTCTTAAAACGGATTGATTCACACATCTTACTTTTGTTCTCAAAACCATATacctattaattatattattattagatgatattcttaattttgatgcattaagaaaatttcttgtaaatttaatgaaaattttatttaacaaacatTAATTCGATCTTGATTTTCAGGTCTTAGGACAGACGCAGGACCATCGTCATCGTGTCCTTGTGGCTGCTGCAAAGAACATCAAGAACTGGTTTATCAAGGTCCGCAAGATTAAGGCGATCTATCATACTCTGAATCTTTTCAATTTGGATGTCACTCAGAAGTGCCTGATCGCTGAATGCTGGGTGCCTGTTCTGGATATCGAGACCATTCAACTGGCGTTGAGACGCGGAACGGTAATCAATAcgaatttcaataaatttttgtattgcgAAATTGAAGATTAACGTTCACTCTGTCGTCACTAGGAGCGCAGCGGAAGTTCCGTTCCTCCCATTCTGAACCGTATGGAAACTTTCGAGGATCCGCCGACATACAATCGAACGAACAAGTTCACAAAAGGGTTTCAGGTGTTAATTGACGCTTATGGAGTCGCGTCTTACCGCGAGATGAATCCCGCGCCCTACACCATCATCACATTCCCGTTTCTGTTCGCGATAATGTTTGGTGACACTGGCCACGGTCTCATTATGTTCCTGTTTGGGGGTTGGATGGTGCTTAAGGAGAAACCACTGGCGGCTAAAAAGAGCGACAACGAGATCTGGAATATTTTCTTCGGCGGCCGTTACATCATCTTTCTCATGGGCATCTTTTCTATGTACACCGGTCTAATTTACAATGACGTATTTTCCAAATCGCTCAACATCTTCGGATCCAACTGGATGGTGAACTACAATAAAAGTACCATCCGGCACAACAGAGAGCTGCAATTGGATCCGAATTCGACCGCTTATTTTGACTATCCGTATCCGTTCGGCATGGACCCGGTATGGCAATTGGCGGAAAATAAGATCATCTTCCAGAATTCGTTTAAAATGAAGATTTCTATTATCTTTGGCGTGCTGCATATGCTGTTCGGCGTGGTGGTAGGATTGTGGAACCACATGTACTTCAAGAGACGCATGAACATCACCTGTGAGTTCGTGCCGCAAATAATCTTCCTCACGGCGCTATTCTTCTATATGGTGTTGCTCATGATTATCAAATGGGTAAAATACGGCCCGAAAAATGATCCGCTTGTGGGCCCCGGTTGCGCACCCTCAGTTCTTATCACTTTCATTAATATGGTTCTCTTCAAGCCCGCCGCTAAGGTCGGCAATTGCGATCCTTATATGTATGGCGGTCAGAGCGGCTTACAAAAGTTCCTGGTGGTCGTAGCTCTGCTCTGCGTGCCGTGGATGCTGCTAGGGAAGCCGGTCATGATGCTACGTAATCGTAGAAAACAGCACTATCAGCTCAACAATCACGGTGCCGAAAACGGTGATGTGGAAGCTAGTATGGGGACTCTTCAGCAGAGTGGAGGCGTCACTCAGAGTGGGGGTGGCGGTCCCGGTCacaaggaggaggaggaagacaTGACGGAGGTGTTTATCCATCAAGGTATTCACACCATCGAGTACGTTCTCGGCAGCGTGTCGCACACCGCGTCTTACTTGCGTCTCTGGGCCTTGTCTCTGGCCCATGCCCAGCTGTCCGAAGTGCTCTGGAACATGGTGATGAGAAATGGTCTGGCAAGGGAAGGTTGGGACGGCGGAATCGTCCTCTACGCCATCTTTGCCTTTTGGGCGGTGCTCACTGTAGGCATCCTTGTACTCATGGAAGGCCTTTCGGCATTTTTGCACACGCTTCGTTTGCATTGGTAagagattttatttgtaaatgtaatctttattttctatcttttgatttacttttatatatctttttgattttatattgtgtcaacatattatgtaaatttaatcatatttaccTCATTTTTCACACGTTTGCTCTTATTACTACACTTGCACATCATCTCGCGACATGCATACGGTAACTCTCGCAGAATAACAGACATCACTTTCGCGAACTTTATCAACCTAGCTAACTTATCAATTTGTGTCACTCAAAGGCATTAGATCAGACATCGCGTCATATCAAGACCGCGCAAAAAAAATCGTGATGATAGTATGAGTAATAACGTGGTGAGAAGTTGATATACGATGATTAGTGTCAGTAAAGTTGAATACCAAAAATCCGAATACTGAAACACTATTAAAGTGGCAACGAATTCATCTTCGGCTCGTGCATCCACTTCTCACACTCGTGGGAAATGACAGACTTTCCGCACTTGTTAcacaatgtattatttttactttaaaccgcttaataaaaaaacagacaaaataatacataacaaGTGTGAAagatcgaattttttttaacacgaGAAGAGTGGCCGTACGAGCCGAAGGCGAAGGCATTC includes the following:
- the LOC105828581 gene encoding V-type proton ATPase 116 kDa subunit a1 isoform X3, which codes for MGSLFRSEEMTLCQLFLQSEAAYACVSELGELGLVQFRDLNPDVNAFQRKFVNEVRRCDEMERKLRYLEKEIKKDGIPMLDTGENPEAPQPREMIDLEATFEKLENELREVNQNAEALKRNFLELTELKHILRKTQVFFDEMADPSREEEQVTLLGEEGLRAGGQALKLGFVAGVILRERIPAFERMLWRACRGNVFLRQAEIETPLEDPSTGDQVYKSVFIIFFQGDQLKTRVKKICEGFRATLYPCPEAPADRREMAMGVMTRIEDLNTVLGQTQDHRHRVLVAAAKNIKNWFIKVRKIKAIYHTLNLFNLDVTQKCLIAECWVPVLDIETIQLALRRGTERSGSSVPPILNRMETFEDPPTYNRTNKFTKGFQVLIDAYGVASYREMNPAPYTIITFPFLFAIMFGDTGHGLIMFLFGGWMVLKEKPLAAKKSDNEIWNIFFGGRYIIFLMGIFSMYTGLIYNDVFSKSLNIFGSNWMVNYNKSTIRHNRELQLDPNSTAYFDYPYPFGMDPVWQLAENKIIFQNSFKMKISIIFGVLHMLFGVVVGLWNHMYFKRRMNITCEFVPQIIFLTALFFYMVLLMIIKWVKYGPKNDPLVGPGCAPSVLITFINMVLFKPAAKVGNCDPYMYGGQSGLQKFLVVVALLCVPWMLLGKPVMMLRNRRKQHYQLNNHGAENGDVEASMGTLQQSGGVTQSGGGGPGHKEEEEDMTEVFIHQGIHTIEYVLGSVSHTASYLRLWALSLAHAQLSEVLWNMVMRNGLAREGWDGGIVLYAIFAFWAVLTVGILVLMEGLSAFLHTLRLHWVEFQSKFYAGLGYSFQPFSFEIILDAAQATTED